From the Streptococcus oralis ATCC 35037 genome, one window contains:
- a CDS encoding ABC transporter substrate-binding protein, with protein MKKKFALSFVALASVALLAACGEVKSGASNTTGNPVDEKTIKIGFNFEETGAVAAYGTAEQKGAQLAVDEINAAGGIDGKQIEVVDKDNKSETAEAASVTTNLVTQSKVAAIVGPATSGATAAAVANATKAGVPLISPSATQDGLTKGQDYLFIGTFQDSFQGKIISNYVTNKLNAKKVVLYTDNASDYAKGIAKSFRESYKGEIVADETFVAGDTDFQAALTKMKGKEFDAIVVPGYYTEAGKIVNQARGMGIDKPIIGGDGFNGEEFVQQATAERASNIYFISGFSTTVDVSAKAKAFLEAYRAKYNEEPSTFSALAYDSVYLVANAAKGAKNSSEIKDNLAKTKDFDGVTGQTSFDADHNTVKTAYMMTMNNGKVEEAEVVKP; from the coding sequence ATGAAGAAAAAATTTGCCCTATCTTTTGTGGCTCTTGCTAGTGTGGCTCTTCTTGCTGCCTGTGGAGAGGTCAAGTCAGGAGCGTCAAACACAACTGGAAATCCAGTAGACGAAAAAACAATTAAAATCGGTTTTAACTTTGAAGAGACAGGTGCTGTGGCAGCTTACGGTACAGCTGAACAAAAAGGTGCCCAACTTGCCGTAGACGAAATCAATGCTGCAGGTGGAATTGATGGAAAACAAATCGAAGTTGTAGACAAAGACAACAAGTCAGAAACTGCTGAAGCAGCTTCTGTTACAACAAACCTTGTTACCCAATCAAAAGTAGCAGCTATTGTAGGACCTGCGACATCTGGTGCAACTGCTGCAGCTGTAGCTAACGCTACTAAAGCTGGAGTGCCATTGATTTCACCAAGTGCTACTCAAGACGGTTTGACTAAAGGTCAAGATTACCTATTTATCGGAACATTCCAAGATAGCTTCCAAGGGAAGATTATTTCTAACTATGTAACAAACAAATTGAATGCTAAGAAGGTTGTTCTTTATACTGACAACGCTAGTGACTATGCAAAAGGTATTGCTAAATCTTTCCGCGAATCCTACAAGGGTGAGATTGTAGCAGATGAAACGTTTGTAGCAGGTGATACTGACTTCCAAGCAGCCCTTACTAAAATGAAAGGGAAAGAGTTTGACGCTATCGTAGTTCCAGGTTACTACACAGAAGCTGGTAAAATTGTAAACCAAGCTCGTGGTATGGGAATTGATAAACCAATCATTGGTGGTGATGGATTTAACGGTGAAGAATTTGTTCAACAAGCAACTGCTGAAAGAGCATCAAACATTTACTTCATCTCTGGATTCTCAACTACAGTTGATGTTTCTGCAAAAGCTAAAGCTTTCCTTGAAGCATACCGTGCTAAATACAACGAAGAGCCTTCAACATTCTCAGCTTTGGCCTATGACTCAGTTTACCTAGTAGCAAATGCTGCAAAAGGTGCTAAAAACTCAAGTGAGATCAAGGACAACCTTGCTAAAACCAAAGATTTTGATGGTGTAACTGGTCAAACAAGCTTTGATGCTGACCACAATACAGTGAAAACTGCTTACATGATGACCATGAACAATGGTAAAGTTGAAGAAGCAGAAGTTGTAAAACCATAA
- a CDS encoding branched-chain amino acid ABC transporter permease gives MLQQLVNGLILGSVYALLALGYTMVYGIIKLINFAHGDIYMMGAFIGYFLINSFQMDFFLALIISMAGTALLGVVIEFLAYRPLRHSTRIAVLITAIGVSFLLEYGMVYLVGANTRAFPQAIETVRFDLGPISLTNVQLMILAVSVLLMVLLQLIVQKTKMGKAMRAVSVDSDAAQLMGINVNRTISFTFALGSALAGAAGVLIALYYNSLEPLMGVTPGLKSFVAAVLGGIGIIPGAALGGFVIGLLETFATAFGMSDFRDAIVYGILLLILIVRPAGILGKNVKEKV, from the coding sequence ATGCTCCAACAACTTGTGAATGGTCTAATTCTGGGTAGTGTTTATGCACTTTTGGCTCTGGGTTATACCATGGTTTATGGAATTATCAAACTCATCAACTTCGCCCACGGTGATATTTACATGATGGGTGCCTTTATTGGTTACTTTTTGATTAATTCTTTCCAAATGGATTTCTTTTTAGCTTTAATTATTTCAATGGCAGGAACCGCACTACTTGGTGTTGTGATTGAGTTTCTTGCCTACCGTCCTTTACGACACTCTACACGTATTGCTGTATTGATTACTGCCATCGGAGTGTCTTTCCTACTGGAATACGGAATGGTTTATCTAGTAGGCGCCAATACTCGTGCCTTCCCTCAAGCAATTGAAACAGTCCGCTTTGACTTGGGACCAATTAGCTTGACAAATGTTCAATTGATGATTTTAGCAGTTTCTGTACTCTTGATGGTTTTATTACAATTGATCGTCCAAAAAACAAAAATGGGGAAAGCCATGCGTGCGGTATCAGTTGATAGTGACGCGGCTCAATTGATGGGAATTAATGTAAATCGTACAATCAGTTTTACCTTTGCTTTGGGTTCAGCTCTTGCTGGTGCAGCAGGTGTCCTCATTGCCCTTTACTACAACTCTCTTGAACCTTTGATGGGTGTGACTCCAGGTCTAAAATCATTCGTTGCGGCCGTACTGGGTGGTATCGGGATTATTCCTGGTGCAGCTCTAGGGGGATTTGTGATTGGCTTGTTGGAAACATTTGCTACTGCCTTCGGTATGTCTGATTTCCGTGATGCTATCGTATATGGAATCTTGCTTTTGATTCTGATTGTTCGACCTGCAGGTATCCTTGGTAAGAATGTGAAAGAGAAGGTGTAA